One segment of Setaria viridis chromosome 4, Setaria_viridis_v4.0, whole genome shotgun sequence DNA contains the following:
- the LOC117853122 gene encoding uncharacterized protein, whose product MAMEVQGSRRHQDAGVKVKFIETRFISSDAASFKAVVQRLTGKSSSLAASPPPAPQPRRPHPCRPAFAGAGQQQAAAGWPEQHHTLMTVPAPKQEPLAAAAPRLDEMHELCDFADLFYTTATAGARHDDAGSAFPY is encoded by the coding sequence ATGGCCATGGAGGTCCAGGGCTCCAGGCGGCACCAGGACGCCGGCGTGAAGGTCAAGTTCATCGAGACGCGGTTCATCAGCTCCGACGCCGCCAGCTTTAAGGCCGTCGTCCAGCGCCTCACCGGGAAgtcctcctccctcgccgcctcgccgccgccggcgccgcagccgcGGAGGCCGCACCCGTGCCGGCCGGCCTTTGCTGGCGCGGGGCAGCAGCAGGCGGCCGCCGGGTGGCCGGAGCAGCACCATACTCTGATGACCGTGCCGGCGCCGAAGCAGGAgccgctcgcggcggcggcccctcgCCTGGATGAGATGCACGAGCTCTGCGACTTCGCCGACCTGTTctacaccaccgccaccgcgggCGCACGGCACGACGACGCCGGCAGCGCCTTCCCGTACTGA